CCATTGGCTAAAACCCTGCATTCGGATATAGATACTCTGATGCGCAGAGCGGAAAGCTCTAAAATTTTGCAGCAGGCTTTAACGAATCAGCAGGATCATCATATTGAAGTCTATCGCCATTTAGCTTTACGAAAAGATCCTGAGAATGAGGGGGCTACTAAGCAATACCATATAAGTGAAGAGACCCACAAAGCTTTTAAAAGCCTTTTGCAAATTACTGAAGAGGATTTACATACAATCAAGCTACAAGACTATATTGGAGCCGTTCTTCCAGACTATGAGGTGCGAAAAGGTCAGCAGCTTTTTTTTGAGCATATTATTCATTGTTTTCGGAATGGACAGCATGGCTTAACCGAGGTTGGAACGGGAACTGGTAAGACGTTAGCCTATCTATTTGCAGCTGCCTTATGGTCCTATGTTTCCGGGGAAAAGGTGGTCATTAGTACATATACAATCCCTTTACAGGAGCAGGTTATGCTAAAGGAATGGCCAATCATTAAACAGGTGCTTCCTTTTTCGAGTCGAATTAGTGTGATTAAAGGTAAACAGCATTATGTCTGCTTAAGTCGCCTAGAGCAAGCCTTTACTAATGTGGTGGAAGAGCGGAATTATGATTATGACCTGACCAAACTCCAGCTTTTAGTTTGGCTCACACGCACTACGACAGGTGATGTTGAGGAATTAAACCTGACAACTGGAGGCAGGGAGTTTTGGAAAAGAATTCAAACAGAAGGTTCTTCCTGCTTTCAACGGGATTGTCCGTGGTTTAAACGCTGTTTTTACTATAAAGCTAAACGTGATGTTCAACAGGCCGACGTGATCATCACTAATCATTCTTTACTGATTTCAGATGAAAAGTTCGGTCATATTCTGCCACCCTATCATTTTGCTATTGTTGATGAGGCTCACCACCTAGAGCAGATCGCTGTGGAGCATTTGGGGATTAAAATGCCTTATGCTCTTCTTCACTCTCTTTTCCAGCGCTTTATCACGATTGATCGTCAAGCGTTGCCTTATCAATTACATGCCATCTTTCAGCTTTTGATTCAGGGGGAAGAGCTTGAAAGCAGAATGAATCAGTTGGTTGACCTTTTACATGAGCTGAAGGTAGCGGTAGATGAACTATTTACTATGCTCCATTTGTATTGTCTCGAGAAGCCTGCTAATGCTCTAGAGGGCAACAAACGATTAAGTCGAATTGTTCATGATTCTGAACAGGATCCTCTTTGGGAGCAAACCCTACAGCTTGCTGAGCTAGTGCAAGAGACAGGGTTAAAAGCAATAAGCTCTTTTCACAAGCTAAATGGTCAGCTAGAGGAATGTGAAATCAGTCAGTCACAGAAGCAAACCATTCAGGATTATAGAAGAACAGGAGAGCAGCTTTTTGAACAGGTTGAATGGCTAGCTACTCATCTTTTAGAGGCAGACTTAAAAAATTATGTATACTGGTTTGAGTATGAGACACAAAATAATAAACATTTAATGTCTTTCCAGATAAGGCCATTATCTGTCTCAGCATATTTTAAGGAAAGCTTGTTTACTAAAAAAGAGAGTATAGTCCTTACCTCTGCTACACTGCAGGTTAAAGAAAGCTTCAAATTTTATGAAAGCCAGCTTGGTCTTGAGGAGGAGGATGTATCAACGTTAAAGGTATCCTCTCCTTTTCATTATGCTGAGCAAGCTAGATTATTTATTTCAGAGGATATTGCTTCATTAAGTGAAGGAAATGAAGCAGGCTTTATTACAGAGCTAGCCGAATCAATCCTACAGGTTGCTCAAATTACGGACGGACGTATGTTGGTCCTGTTCACTTCACATCGTCAGCTAAGGATGACCCATGAAAAGCTTAAGCAGGCTTTAAGTGATCAAGGTATCTTTTTATTTGCACAAGGAATAGACTCCGGAAGCAGAATGAAGCTAACAAAGAATTTTCAAAGCCAAGCGAAGGCCGTTTTGTTAGGAACGAGTAGCTTCTGGGAAGGAATTGACATTCCAGGGGAGGATCTGAGCTGTTTGGTTATTGTTAAGCTACCATTTACACCTCCAAATACTCCTTATTACGAAGCGAAGGCGGAGGAGCTGAAAAGGGACAAGAAGAACCCATTCAAGGATTATGCGTTACCACAAGCAGTCATTCGTTTTAAGCAGGGCTTTGGTCGATTAATTAGGAGACAGACTGATCGGGGGATTGTTATTCTGTTTGACCGCAGAGCGATAACGGCTAGGTATGGAAGAGTGTTTCTTGATTCGTTGCCAGCCATTCCTGCTGAGGTGCTGGATAAAGAAAAAATGCTTCATGAAATAAAGCAATGGTTTCTAGTAGTAGAAGAAAATAAGACAAAAAACTAAATCTGATGAGCTAACGTGTGTGAAAGGATGGTTGAGGATGAAAACAAGATTTGAAAATGGGGTCATTATTACAGGGAACAAGCAAAATGCTTGGTTTAAACAAGGGTATATGGTTATTGAGGATAACAAAATCGTTGAGATTGGCGATGCAGAAATAGAGGTTGGTAGCAGCAATGCGCAATATGACCAAATCATTGATCTTAAAGGAAGGTGGGTGATGCCTGGATGGGTAAACACCCACGGACATGCAGCCATGTCTTTGCTCAGAGGGTATGCAGATGATTTGCCACTCAAAGAATGGTTAGAGCAAAAAATGTGGCCGATGGAGGGACAATTTAATGCTGATACGGTTCGGGCAGGTACGGCATTAGCTGTAGTTGAAATGCTTAAAACGGGAACGACCTGCTTTCTTGATATGTATGATCATATGAGCACGGTTGCTAAGGTTGTTGAAGAGTCTGGGATTCGAGCTGTGCTAGCAAGAGGGGTTATCGGGTTGTGTCCAGAAGAGGAGCAAATCAGGAAGCTGCAGGAAGCTACTCAATTTGCTTTAGAATGGGATCATCAGGCTAATGGAAGAATTACGACGATGATGTCACCGCATGCTCCATACACGTGTCCTCCGCACTATATCCAAAATATTATTGAGCAAGCGGCAAAGCATCAGTTACCTGTTCATATTCATATGTCTGAAACGGCTAGAGAGGTGCAGCAAAATGTAGACGATTATGGGAAAAGACCGGTAGCCCATCTTCGAGATCTTGGTGTATTTGAGCTTCCGACATTGGTAGCACATGCCGTTCATGTGAACGAGGAAGAAATGGATATTTTACAGCAGTATGATGTAAAGGTTGCCCATAATCCAACAAGTAATCTTAAGCTAGGCTCAGGTATTGCACCAGTTCCTAGTTATCTAAAAAGAGGAATTACAGTTTCTCTAGGTACGGATAGTGCCGCATCAAACAATAAACTGGATATGTTCCAAGAGGCCCGTTTAGCTGCGCTTATTCACAAAGGAGCAGGTGAGGACCCTCTAGCTGTTCCAGCTGAGGAGGCCCTTCGAATGGGAACAAAGTGGGGAGCGGAAAGTGTATTCCTATCACAGGTAGGAGCTTTAGAAGTGGGTATGGAAGCCGATTTTATTACGATTAATCCAAATCAAGCTCATTTGCAGCCTGCGCACCAGCCTATTTCACATATTATATACTCAGCCACTGGTCAGGATGTAGAGGATGTATATGTTCAAGGAAAGCAAATTGTGAAGAATAAGGAATGTTTATTCTTAGATGAGGAAAGGATAATATATGAAGCTAACCAAGCTTTCCAAAAGCTAAATCAGGTCTAATGCTTAAGCAAATTAAAGTATTAATTATAGGAGCTTGGAAGGTAGGGGTGTGCCTACATAAGCTAAACAAACTAAAGCAAATGCAGGCACTGCACAATGAATTTGAGGGTAGGTCGGATAATTTTTAATACGAAACTCTAAAGTATGGAACGAGCTAAAGATGCTTTGGAAAAAAAATATGCAGGTAATCAAAGACTTTCTCATTTGCTTCATGTATAGGTGAGGTGGGGCCAAACCATACATGGGTAGCTTGCATAGCTTCGTTAACAAGGACGACAGAATCGGTATCGGAAGCCTCATTTTCTAGATAAGACTTCGTAGTGTTTTCAATGATGCAGCCCCCCTTTATAAGCGGTA
This region of Bacillus horti genomic DNA includes:
- the dinG gene encoding ATP-dependent DNA helicase DinG translates to MEFLSKYKYVVVDFETTGNRVKDGDQIIQIGLCVIEQGEITETFSSNVRPTVKIPAFIEQLTGISEQDVADAPSIEELLPELMKRLDNACFVAHNVHFDLSFYQGILEEHGYLPFKGPIIDTVELSRIIWPEKEGYKLSQLSSDVGVIHENPHQADSDAMAAAQLFIQLCAELEELPLITIQRMIPLAKTLHSDIDTLMRRAESSKILQQALTNQQDHHIEVYRHLALRKDPENEGATKQYHISEETHKAFKSLLQITEEDLHTIKLQDYIGAVLPDYEVRKGQQLFFEHIIHCFRNGQHGLTEVGTGTGKTLAYLFAAALWSYVSGEKVVISTYTIPLQEQVMLKEWPIIKQVLPFSSRISVIKGKQHYVCLSRLEQAFTNVVEERNYDYDLTKLQLLVWLTRTTTGDVEELNLTTGGREFWKRIQTEGSSCFQRDCPWFKRCFYYKAKRDVQQADVIITNHSLLISDEKFGHILPPYHFAIVDEAHHLEQIAVEHLGIKMPYALLHSLFQRFITIDRQALPYQLHAIFQLLIQGEELESRMNQLVDLLHELKVAVDELFTMLHLYCLEKPANALEGNKRLSRIVHDSEQDPLWEQTLQLAELVQETGLKAISSFHKLNGQLEECEISQSQKQTIQDYRRTGEQLFEQVEWLATHLLEADLKNYVYWFEYETQNNKHLMSFQIRPLSVSAYFKESLFTKKESIVLTSATLQVKESFKFYESQLGLEEEDVSTLKVSSPFHYAEQARLFISEDIASLSEGNEAGFITELAESILQVAQITDGRMLVLFTSHRQLRMTHEKLKQALSDQGIFLFAQGIDSGSRMKLTKNFQSQAKAVLLGTSSFWEGIDIPGEDLSCLVIVKLPFTPPNTPYYEAKAEELKRDKKNPFKDYALPQAVIRFKQGFGRLIRRQTDRGIVILFDRRAITARYGRVFLDSLPAIPAEVLDKEKMLHEIKQWFLVVEENKTKN
- a CDS encoding amidohydrolase yields the protein MKTRFENGVIITGNKQNAWFKQGYMVIEDNKIVEIGDAEIEVGSSNAQYDQIIDLKGRWVMPGWVNTHGHAAMSLLRGYADDLPLKEWLEQKMWPMEGQFNADTVRAGTALAVVEMLKTGTTCFLDMYDHMSTVAKVVEESGIRAVLARGVIGLCPEEEQIRKLQEATQFALEWDHQANGRITTMMSPHAPYTCPPHYIQNIIEQAAKHQLPVHIHMSETAREVQQNVDDYGKRPVAHLRDLGVFELPTLVAHAVHVNEEEMDILQQYDVKVAHNPTSNLKLGSGIAPVPSYLKRGITVSLGTDSAASNNKLDMFQEARLAALIHKGAGEDPLAVPAEEALRMGTKWGAESVFLSQVGALEVGMEADFITINPNQAHLQPAHQPISHIIYSATGQDVEDVYVQGKQIVKNKECLFLDEERIIYEANQAFQKLNQV